One region of Halohasta litchfieldiae genomic DNA includes:
- a CDS encoding phage NrS-1 polymerase family protein, with the protein MSNRVLADKTTIPETICEREQWVCWKKTQRDGNTTKIPVTPGGGGFASSTDPETWAGFEIALEYARTGKADGVGFVFTDDDPIVGVDLDDCRDPETGEVDSEAQDIIERLDSYTEISPSGTGYHVLIEGELPEGRNRRGHIELYDRARFFTVTGEHIQETPTHIARRQDALVAIHREYVQRSSSDEKSNSPNRGGSEDQSDTIDSTDATVDNANADLDDEKLLEKARRASNGPKFERLWGGNTGGYESNSEADMALCCLLAFWSGGNQRQMDRLFRQSGLLREKWDEVHFADGSTYGEKTIERAISNTSEFYDPGRGNQSKQSQITSEPSGEATTDVGVVVEESTRSQAYLTEKNRLLAERVDELEATLEQKNERVDALETENQRLKDELTSRDQETQPVLQEDVEESSTDSMWKRTKQRFSRR; encoded by the coding sequence ATGAGCAACAGAGTACTGGCAGATAAGACAACTATTCCGGAGACAATCTGCGAACGTGAACAGTGGGTCTGCTGGAAGAAAACTCAACGAGATGGCAACACAACAAAAATACCGGTAACTCCTGGAGGTGGTGGGTTCGCATCGTCGACTGACCCCGAGACATGGGCTGGTTTCGAAATCGCCCTCGAATACGCCCGAACAGGGAAGGCCGATGGCGTGGGATTCGTCTTTACTGACGACGATCCGATTGTCGGCGTCGACCTCGATGACTGTCGCGATCCCGAGACTGGTGAGGTCGACTCTGAGGCCCAGGACATCATCGAACGGCTCGACTCCTATACAGAAATCTCGCCGTCTGGAACCGGCTATCATGTGCTCATCGAAGGCGAACTCCCCGAAGGCCGAAACCGACGGGGACACATTGAACTGTACGACAGGGCTCGGTTTTTCACCGTCACCGGAGAGCACATCCAGGAGACTCCGACCCACATAGCGCGTCGACAAGACGCACTCGTGGCTATCCATCGTGAATACGTCCAAAGGTCCAGCAGTGATGAGAAGTCCAACTCACCGAATCGTGGGGGATCTGAGGACCAGTCAGACACCATTGATAGTACTGACGCTACGGTCGACAACGCGAACGCTGATCTCGATGATGAGAAACTCTTGGAGAAAGCTCGGCGTGCTTCAAACGGACCGAAGTTCGAGCGACTCTGGGGAGGGAACACTGGTGGATATGAAAGCAACTCTGAGGCCGATATGGCCTTGTGTTGTTTACTGGCTTTCTGGAGTGGCGGTAACCAGAGACAAATGGATCGGTTGTTCCGTCAGTCGGGCTTGCTGCGTGAGAAATGGGATGAGGTCCACTTTGCCGATGGGTCGACCTACGGTGAGAAGACTATCGAGAGAGCGATTTCGAACACCTCGGAGTTCTACGATCCTGGTCGTGGGAACCAATCCAAGCAATCTCAAATCACGAGTGAACCATCGGGTGAGGCTACCACTGATGTTGGCGTTGTCGTAGAGGAATCAACACGTAGTCAGGCGTATCTCACCGAGAAAAATCGACTCTTGGCCGAGCGTGTCGACGAACTCGAAGCCACGCTTGAACAGAAAAACGAGCGTGTCGATGCACTCGAAACTGAAAATCAACGACTCAAAGATGAGCTGACCAGTCGTGATCAGGAGACACAACCAGTTCTCCAGGAAGACGTAGAGGAGTCTAGCACAGACTCTATGTGGAAACGGACTAAGCAGCGGTTCTCACGTAGATAA
- a CDS encoding winged helix-turn-helix domain-containing protein yields the protein MTDINERMVDEWVESTTARERIKEILEETTTYSKVSAIADRARVSEPTTRKYLNELVEEGIGTTEQDGRTTLYKRNQGRLVDRRIEELRTTCSHQELVEAVQEMKESIAEFRETYGVESPEDLVIELEPGDEGWSDIGQWQSTRRNLAIAKAAIQVDEAHRLAEAEV from the coding sequence ATGACCGATATCAACGAACGGATGGTCGACGAGTGGGTGGAGTCGACTACGGCCCGAGAGCGCATCAAAGAGATACTCGAGGAGACAACCACCTATTCGAAAGTAAGCGCCATTGCAGACCGCGCTCGCGTGAGCGAACCGACTACCAGAAAGTACCTCAATGAACTCGTCGAGGAGGGGATCGGCACCACCGAACAGGACGGCCGTACTACCCTGTACAAACGCAATCAAGGTCGACTCGTCGATAGACGGATCGAAGAACTGCGCACGACGTGTTCACACCAAGAACTGGTCGAGGCCGTCCAGGAGATGAAAGAATCAATCGCGGAGTTCCGTGAGACCTACGGCGTTGAGAGTCCCGAGGATCTCGTGATCGAACTCGAACCCGGCGACGAGGGATGGAGTGATATCGGACAGTGGCAGTCGACACGTCGCAACCTTGCGATTGCGAAGGCTGCTATCCAGGTTGACGAAGCACACCGACTGGCCGAGGCCGAAGTGTGA
- a CDS encoding AbrB/MazE/SpoVT family DNA-binding domain-containing protein yields MSSEHVDSESKVSGNQANIPARIRRELDIDDGDKLRWQIEDDGTLRVQIVQQHTGTFSEFEGYDGDEQTDVTNDHDAWGVDTE; encoded by the coding sequence ATGAGCAGTGAACACGTCGACTCCGAGAGCAAGGTGTCGGGGAATCAGGCAAATATCCCCGCTCGTATCCGTCGAGAGCTCGATATAGACGACGGTGACAAACTCCGCTGGCAGATCGAAGATGACGGGACACTTCGTGTCCAGATCGTCCAACAGCACACTGGGACATTCAGCGAGTTCGAGGGCTACGACGGCGACGAACAAACCGACGTCACCAACGACCATGACGCGTGGGGCGTCGACACCGAATAA
- a CDS encoding PIN domain-containing protein, which translates to MPRALVDTTVLFAAAYSRDGAHDDGLEILHGIDTAGLPEAVVLDYVLAETLNGLTTHAGHESAVDFLDRLEENTRFHIDSLTADTLATAKALFRQYERFSFVDACIVAYMQTEGLGYLYAFDDDFDAAEDVYRLDTATNPYQPD; encoded by the coding sequence ATGCCACGTGCACTCGTCGACACGACTGTCCTCTTTGCAGCAGCCTACTCCCGCGACGGAGCCCACGACGATGGCCTCGAAATCCTCCACGGAATCGATACCGCTGGGCTCCCCGAGGCGGTTGTCCTCGATTATGTGCTTGCAGAGACGCTGAACGGACTGACGACACACGCGGGCCACGAGTCAGCTGTCGACTTCCTTGACCGACTCGAAGAAAACACTCGCTTCCATATTGACTCACTGACTGCCGACACACTGGCAACGGCCAAGGCACTCTTTCGACAGTATGAACGGTTCTCCTTCGTCGACGCCTGCATTGTCGCCTATATGCAAACCGAAGGACTGGGCTATCTGTATGCGTTCGACGATGATTTCGATGCAGCCGAAGATGTCTACCGTCTCGACACTGCCACAAATCCGTATCAACCCGATTGA
- a CDS encoding DUF7847 domain-containing protein, which produces MATLNSLRPAISGLIRNPILLVITGLYTLLQIPQLVLQSQSPLISALVSLLMTGVLLVLLPFYQGGLIGMANEALAGHTQIRSFIQAGKSNYISLLLSYLVILAVNILFGIAGFVLFFAGGLGFVIGNGQPSTAVIAIIGILGLLIVVAYLLIVISIQFYAHAIVLSDTKIIEGFKYSVKLVRQNLFSVAGYSVIMFFGGALIGLLGGVSSILFSPQPALGTALPDISLPLVILILAISLILTAIFGAFYGVYSVAFYQKINPD; this is translated from the coding sequence ATGGCTACGCTGAACTCCCTTCGGCCTGCGATTAGTGGTCTCATCCGTAATCCAATCCTCTTGGTTATCACAGGGTTATATACACTCTTACAAATTCCTCAACTGGTTCTTCAATCACAGTCTCCATTGATTTCTGCACTGGTTTCGTTACTGATGACTGGTGTCTTACTCGTCTTGCTTCCGTTCTACCAAGGTGGTCTCATTGGAATGGCTAATGAAGCACTGGCTGGCCACACACAAATTAGGTCTTTCATTCAGGCAGGAAAATCAAATTATATTTCACTGTTATTATCATATCTCGTCATACTAGCAGTAAATATTCTGTTTGGAATTGCCGGATTTGTTTTATTCTTTGCTGGTGGTCTAGGCTTTGTTATTGGGAATGGACAGCCGAGTACTGCAGTAATAGCGATTATCGGTATTCTTGGGCTTCTCATTGTTGTCGCCTATCTTCTAATCGTCATTAGTATCCAGTTCTACGCCCATGCCATTGTTCTCAGTGATACCAAGATTATTGAGGGATTCAAGTATAGTGTCAAGCTTGTCCGTCAGAATCTCTTCAGTGTTGCTGGGTATTCTGTTATTATGTTCTTTGGAGGTGCTCTTATTGGCCTCCTAGGTGGGGTGTCGTCAATCCTATTTTCACCACAACCCGCGTTAGGCACTGCTCTACCGGATATTTCGTTGCCACTGGTTATTCTTATATTAGCAATCTCTCTGATTTTGACTGCAATTTTTGGTGCATTCTACGGTGTATACTCAGTTGCATTCTACCAAAAAATTAACCCAGATTAA